A single genomic interval of Drosophila virilis strain 15010-1051.87 chromosome 2, Dvir_AGI_RSII-ME, whole genome shotgun sequence harbors:
- the Ctl2 gene encoding choline transporter-like 2 — protein sequence MPENVELVNKYGEPLRYDRNFQGPRQRDRSCTDVPCLILFVLFLCGWAFIAHYAIRMGDLNKLMAPTDMYNQKCGIDSSVLDKEYLFFFNLDQCIDPLVPITGCKTPQVCVKSCPTQTFVWDKMKNNNFEDLKSRLICKTDEDKAAISSKSDIERAIQDNRCARYYIKSQPFLKRCMFEFSDQVCEFLPSVLLRTRRDSKWLLPGNASQVEELQLQAMALTMQTGLQAQARMAPQTVSKQAPVEDQVGQCRRQQLNGAVIREKMMQTDTRLAKMVGNLVAHFYNGTHDAQRLGEEIVEDLVNSMTVVLMALLFTLIASLVFISLMRWLAAPILWFSIIGVLVGLLLAIYYSFKQYSFWNKTPTVPLHDLNLHKQWQNLLQDPKMWLYLSISVCVCFVVIFLLVIVLRKRIRIAIALTKEGSKAVSSVISTVFFPIFSWVLYIGAIGFAIGVGLYLGSIGPLSFRMVQRLNDAGEVTNEPCVCGGPAINYTVGAACDPKVFQQNCHINQRRDSCIQTTCSFVEIDNPPLVRWAMGYNVFGFLWLSFFISAFSDMVLAATFARWYWTFKKRDVPYFTLTHAFCQTALYHLGTLAFGSLILAICRLIRLVLEYIDAKLKKYDNTVTRAILCCMRCFFWLLETFLRFLNKNAYIMCAIHGKNFCSSAKDAFNLLMRNFLRVVTLDKVTDFLFFLSKLLLTAGAGVSTYYFLDNNPSVIQLNHKAVPTTVVVIGSFLITSVFFGVYSMAVDTLFLCFLEDCERNDGTPEKPYFMSKQLMKILGKKNKLPQRQRRSK from the exons CTGGTAAACAAATATGGCGAGCCGTTGCGCTATGATCGAAATTTTCAGGGTCCCCGACAGCGTGATCGCAGCTGCACGGATGTGCCCTGCTTAATACTATTTGTGCTCTTTCTTTGCGGCTGGGCGTTCATAGCCCACTATGCCATACGCATGGGGGATCTCAATAAGCTGATGGCGCCCACGGACATGTATAATCAAAAGTGCGGCATTGATTCGAGCGTGCTCGATAAAGAGTATTTGTTCTTCTTCAATCTGGACCAATGTATTGATCCGCTGGTGCCCATAACTGGCTGTAAAACGCCGCAA GTTTGCGTCAAAAGTTGTCCCACGCAGACGTTCGTTTGGGATAAGATGAAGAACAATAACTTTGAGGATCTGAAAAGTCGCCTGATTTGCAAAACGGATGAGGACAAGGCAGCCATTAGCTCCAAGTCGGACATTGAGCGTGCTATTCAGGATAATCGTTGTGCGCGCTATTATATCAAAAGTCAGCCCTTTCTCAAACGCTGCATGTTTGAGTTCTCGGATCAGGTATGCGAATTTCTGCCCAGCGTGCTGTTGCGCACGCGCCGCGACTCAAAATGGTTGCTTCCCGGCAATGCTAGTCAGGTGGAGGAGCTGCAATTGCAGGCAATGGCACTGACCATGCAAACTGGGTTGCAAGCGCAGGCACGTATGGCGCCACAAACCGTAAGCAAACAGGCGCCAGTGGAGGACCAGGTTGGACAATGTCGCCGCCAGCAGCTAAACGGCGCAGTTATTAGGGAGAAAATGATGCAAACGGATACACGACTAGCCAAGATGGTGGGCAATCTGGTGGCACACTTTTATAATGGCACCCACGATGCGCAGCGGCTGGGCGAGGAAATAGTCGAGGATTTGGTCAATTCCATGACAGTGGTACTTATGGCGCTACTCTTCACGCTGATTGCTTCGCTGGTCTTCATTTCACTGATGCGTTGGCTTGCCGCACCCATACTCTGGTTCTCGATCATTGGCGTGCTCGTCGGTCTGCTGTTGGCCATATACTACAGCTTCAAACAGTACAGCTTCTGGAACAAGACACCGACGGTGCCGTTGCACGATTTGAATCTGCATAAGCAATGGCAGAATCTGCTACAGGATCCAAAGATGTGGCTCTATTTGTCCATTTCGGTGTGCGTCTGCTTTGTTGTCATATTTCTGCTGGTCATTGTGCTGCGCAAGCGCATCCGGATAGCCATTGCACTTACCAAGGAGGGCAGCAAGGCTGTCAGCAGCGTCATCAGCACCGTTTTCTTTCCAATCTTCTCGTGGGTGCTATACATTGGTGCCATTGGCTTTGCCATTGGGGTTGGCCTCTATCTGGGCTCCATTGGCCCATTATCGTTCCGCATGGTGCAGCGCCTAAATGATGCGGGCGAGGTTACCAACGAGCCGTGCGTTTGTGGGGGACCCGCTATTAACTACACCGTGGGCGCTGCATGTGATCCAAAGGTATTTCAACAGAATTGTCACATCAACCAAAGGCGCGATTCCTGCATTCAGACCACATGCAGCTTTGTGGAGATTGATAATCCCCCGCTAGTGCGCTGGGCCATGGGCTATAATGTGTTTGGATTTCTTTGGCTGAGCTTCTTTATATCCGCCTTTAGCGACATGGTGCTGGCGGCCACCTTTGCCAGATGGTATTGGACCTTTAAGAAGCGGGATGTACCCTATTTTACGCTGACGCATGCCTTTTGTCAAACAGCTCTTTATCATCTGGGCACCCTGGCCTTTGGCTCACTGATACTGGCCATTTGCCGGCTAATACGTCTGGTGCTGGAGTATATTGATGCCAAGCTAAAGAAGTATGATAACACGGTCACGCGCGCTATTCTGTGCTGCATGCGCTGCTTCTTTTGGCTGCTGGAAACCTTCTTAAGGTTCCTCAATAAAAATGCTTATATTATGTGCGCCATACATGGCAAGAATTTCTGCTCCAGTGCCAAGGATGCGTTTAATCTGCTTATGCGAAATTTTCTGCGCGTCGTAACATTGGACAAAGTCACCGATTTCCTATTCTTTCTCTCCAAGCTGCTGCTCACCGCTGGTGCAGGCGTGTCCACGTACTATTTTCTGGATAATAATCCGTCCGTTATACAGCTTAACCACAAGGCTGTGCCCACAACAGTGGTTGTAATTGGTTCTTTTCTGATTACCAGCGTATTCTTTGGTGTCTACTCAATGGCCGTGGACACGCTCTTCCTTTGTTTCTTGGAGGACTGTGAGCGCAATGATGGCACACCGGAGAAGCCGTATTTCATGTCCAAGCAGCTTATGAAAATTTTGGGAAAGAAGAATAAGCTGCCGCAGCGCCAGCGTCGCAGCAAATAG